One segment of Nostoc piscinale CENA21 DNA contains the following:
- a CDS encoding thioester reductase domain-containing protein, translated as MGGNSLRAIQVMSLLRETVQLELPLRYLFENPTVSELAEKVDSLQINQTKTINTATINDLKAEAVLDSSIRIPTTSFEFINQPKRIFLTGVTGFLGSHLLHELLQQTEADIYCLIRATNVEQAQQRLQSKLKFYQLWEGIKSDRIIPVVGDLTKNYLGLSTSQFQHLASQIDVIYHCGAWINVIYPYSVLKAANVLGTQEIIRLASETKVKPLHFISTTSVLAASSQNEAGLILESDPLDQYQTLDNGYIQSKWVAEKLVMQARDLGLPVSIYRASRITGHSQTGISNTDDLFCRLVKGCIQMKMAPDIDMEDNLTPVDYVSKMIVHLSHQKESLGKAFHLVNPDSTPVKHLFNLIRSLGYPLQLISLEQWHSEISRHSKISDTDNLDFLSHIITKTTIKSGQEPKIDYQNTMNGLVNTDIMYPLLDQNLLKTYISYFISSGFIDDQLVTEQIALGNKAN; from the coding sequence ATGGGGGGAAATTCTTTACGTGCTATCCAGGTGATGTCTCTGTTGAGAGAGACTGTACAACTAGAGTTACCCCTACGTTATCTATTTGAGAACCCTACAGTTTCAGAACTGGCAGAAAAAGTCGATAGCTTACAAATAAACCAGACTAAGACAATTAACACTGCAACTATCAACGATTTAAAAGCAGAAGCAGTCTTAGATTCTAGCATTCGTATCCCAACCACATCTTTTGAATTCATAAACCAACCCAAGCGGATTTTTTTAACGGGAGTAACAGGTTTTTTGGGAAGTCATTTACTGCATGAACTCCTACAACAAACTGAGGCTGATATTTATTGCTTGATTCGCGCTACCAATGTTGAACAAGCACAGCAGAGGTTGCAAAGTAAACTTAAATTCTACCAACTCTGGGAAGGAATAAAGAGCGATCGCATCATTCCTGTAGTCGGAGATTTAACGAAAAACTATTTAGGCCTTTCTACATCACAATTTCAACACTTAGCTAGTCAGATAGATGTGATCTATCACTGTGGTGCTTGGATCAATGTTATCTATCCTTACTCTGTTTTAAAAGCAGCTAATGTACTTGGAACTCAAGAAATCATCCGATTAGCTAGTGAAACTAAAGTCAAACCTTTGCACTTTATCTCCACAACATCTGTTTTAGCAGCATCGTCTCAAAATGAAGCTGGATTAATTCTTGAATCAGACCCCCTTGACCAATATCAAACCCTTGACAATGGCTATATCCAAAGCAAGTGGGTAGCAGAAAAATTAGTTATGCAAGCCCGCGACTTAGGACTTCCTGTTTCTATTTATCGAGCATCAAGGATAACAGGACACAGCCAAACTGGGATTAGTAACACAGATGATTTATTTTGCAGGCTAGTGAAAGGTTGCATACAAATGAAAATGGCTCCAGATATTGACATGGAAGATAATTTGACTCCTGTAGACTATGTGAGCAAGATGATTGTTCATCTGTCACATCAGAAAGAATCTTTAGGAAAAGCATTTCATTTAGTTAATCCTGACTCTACTCCAGTCAAGCATTTGTTTAACTTAATTCGCTCTTTAGGATATCCTTTGCAACTAATTTCTTTAGAGCAATGGCATTCAGAAATTTCACGTCATAGTAAAATATCTGACACAGATAATTTAGACTTTTTGTCTCATATCATTACAAAAACTACGATAAAAAGCGGTCAAGAACCAAAAATTGACTATCAAAATACTATGAATGGACTAGTAAATACTGATATTATGTATCCTCTGTTAGACCAAAATTTACTTAAAACTTACATCTCCTACTTCATCAGTAGCGGTTTTATAGATGACCAATTAGTAACAGAGCAAATTGCACTTGGTAATAAGGCAAACTAA